Proteins from a single region of Catenulispora acidiphila DSM 44928:
- a CDS encoding bifunctional YncE family protein/alkaline phosphatase family protein translates to MQVTRRKVQKASAFQRAAGPSRHRLSKAAVVALGLVVTSAGVGSASTRQLGHQQVGQLTNKGEVIASDQYINPIGSRLVVNQGKIMGATVSPDGTHVAATITDGTGAMVIIDLRSYQVQQVIGKAATGVNLAISGNDVGQTSPTYSPDGKSVWVGRANGYTKFTVKPDGTLATPVDVAIPAAGSAQALSGKAVFSADGATVYGAVNGQNRVVAMDAATGAITQSWTTGIAPRGMALVNGKLYVSNEGGRTAVAGDTTMNSYGTAVPANPETGASTTGTVSVIDTVNPTVPVGSITVGTHPTAVYASGATVFVANTAANSVSVIDTAKNKVVQTIATQPWTEASVGYEPDAISLTPDGHLLVSLGRANAVAVYRFKSAQQPVSYVGLLPTDYFPAEVATVGNQIVVANTRGVDALRPTVAAGHGTHDTTSSLTRFKLPTDQQIRDYTGKVFQYNGWTPDSVKVASKPNQQAKKAVPIPAQIGDPSTIKHVFLIVKENRTYDQVYGDMPQGNGDSTLTQYGEAVTPNQHALAEQFGLYDNFYDVGTNSAEGHNWLMQSDDPEYTESSAGEYTRSYDTENDVLGHQESGFIWTGAKAAGKSVKDYGEFQSIENKPAGATWQDYYCDAQTMSATGAPSQYPIQTGSAIPSLNDVSVPGFPLFDLSVPDVYKAQVWKQDFEKNGPANLNMFWLSDDHTGGPPSPAAEVADNDLAVGQIVDTISHSPYWKDSAIFVVEDDSQAGLDHVDGHRAPVQVISPYANHGTVDSTYYSQIMMVRTIEQILGIKPMNQLDSAATPMTSAFTTKPNLTPFTTVPNQTSLTLGLPTQPACGANVPAGQTTASVAKASAAATAVPASETAVAAQWKSWAALQHLTGPNAMPDFANPQLMNRYTYYQNNGWTKAYPGDKKILAPNDVPGAFLPGSAD, encoded by the coding sequence ATGCAGGTAACGCGCCGCAAGGTGCAGAAGGCGAGCGCTTTCCAGCGCGCCGCCGGTCCGTCCCGGCACCGCCTGTCCAAGGCGGCTGTCGTGGCCCTCGGTCTGGTCGTCACCAGTGCCGGGGTCGGATCGGCTTCCACCCGGCAGCTCGGCCACCAGCAGGTCGGCCAGCTGACCAACAAGGGCGAGGTCATCGCCAGCGACCAGTACATCAACCCGATCGGCTCGCGCCTGGTGGTGAACCAGGGCAAGATCATGGGCGCCACCGTGAGCCCGGACGGCACGCACGTGGCCGCCACGATCACCGACGGCACCGGCGCGATGGTCATCATCGACCTGCGCAGCTACCAGGTGCAGCAGGTGATCGGCAAGGCCGCCACCGGCGTGAACCTGGCGATCAGCGGAAACGACGTCGGGCAGACCTCGCCGACGTACTCTCCCGACGGCAAGTCGGTGTGGGTGGGCCGGGCCAACGGCTACACCAAGTTCACCGTGAAGCCCGACGGCACGCTGGCCACCCCGGTCGACGTCGCGATCCCGGCGGCCGGCTCGGCGCAGGCGCTGTCCGGCAAGGCGGTCTTCTCCGCCGACGGCGCGACGGTGTACGGGGCGGTCAACGGCCAGAACCGGGTCGTGGCGATGGACGCCGCCACCGGCGCGATCACCCAGAGCTGGACCACCGGCATCGCGCCGCGCGGCATGGCGCTGGTCAACGGCAAGCTGTACGTGAGCAACGAGGGCGGCCGCACCGCCGTCGCCGGCGACACGACGATGAACTCCTACGGCACCGCGGTGCCGGCGAACCCGGAGACCGGCGCCTCGACGACCGGCACGGTCAGCGTCATCGACACCGTGAACCCCACGGTGCCGGTCGGCAGCATCACCGTCGGCACGCACCCGACCGCCGTCTACGCCTCGGGCGCCACGGTCTTCGTGGCGAACACCGCCGCGAACTCCGTCTCGGTCATCGACACCGCCAAGAACAAGGTGGTCCAGACGATCGCGACCCAGCCCTGGACCGAGGCCTCGGTCGGCTACGAGCCCGACGCGATCTCCCTGACCCCCGACGGCCACCTGCTGGTCAGCCTGGGCCGGGCGAACGCGGTCGCGGTGTACCGCTTCAAGTCCGCGCAGCAGCCGGTCAGCTACGTCGGCCTGCTGCCGACCGACTACTTCCCGGCCGAGGTGGCCACGGTCGGCAACCAGATCGTGGTGGCCAACACCCGCGGCGTGGACGCCCTGCGCCCGACCGTCGCCGCCGGCCACGGCACCCACGACACCACCAGCAGCCTGACCCGCTTCAAGCTGCCGACCGACCAGCAGATCCGGGACTACACCGGCAAGGTCTTCCAGTACAACGGCTGGACGCCCGATTCGGTGAAGGTGGCCTCCAAGCCCAACCAGCAGGCGAAGAAGGCGGTCCCGATCCCGGCGCAGATCGGCGACCCCTCGACGATCAAGCACGTGTTCCTGATCGTCAAGGAGAACCGGACCTACGACCAGGTCTACGGCGACATGCCGCAGGGCAACGGCGACTCGACGCTGACGCAGTACGGCGAGGCTGTCACGCCGAACCAGCACGCCCTGGCCGAGCAGTTCGGTCTGTACGACAACTTCTACGACGTCGGCACGAACTCCGCCGAGGGCCACAACTGGCTGATGCAGTCGGACGACCCGGAGTACACCGAGTCCTCGGCCGGTGAGTACACCCGTAGCTACGACACGGAGAACGACGTCCTGGGCCACCAGGAGTCGGGCTTCATCTGGACCGGCGCGAAGGCGGCGGGCAAGAGCGTCAAGGACTACGGCGAGTTCCAGTCGATCGAGAACAAGCCGGCCGGCGCGACCTGGCAGGACTACTACTGCGACGCGCAGACCATGTCCGCCACCGGCGCCCCGAGCCAGTACCCGATCCAGACCGGCTCGGCGATCCCGTCGCTGAACGACGTCTCGGTCCCCGGCTTCCCGCTGTTCGACCTCTCGGTCCCGGACGTGTACAAGGCGCAGGTCTGGAAGCAGGACTTCGAGAAGAACGGCCCGGCCAACCTGAACATGTTCTGGCTCTCCGACGACCACACCGGCGGACCGCCGAGCCCGGCCGCCGAGGTCGCCGACAACGACCTCGCGGTCGGCCAGATCGTCGACACCATCTCGCACAGCCCGTACTGGAAGGACTCGGCCATCTTCGTGGTCGAGGACGACTCCCAGGCCGGTCTGGACCACGTCGACGGCCACCGCGCCCCGGTCCAGGTCATCAGCCCCTACGCCAACCACGGCACCGTGGACTCCACCTACTACTCGCAGATCATGATGGTCCGCACCATCGAGCAGATCCTCGGCATCAAGCCCATGAACCAGCTCGACTCCGCGGCCACCCCGATGACCTCGGCCTTCACCACCAAGCCGAACCTCACCCCCTTCACCACCGTGCCGAACCAGACCTCGCTGACCCTGGGCCTGCCCACCCAGCCGGCCTGCGGCGCCAACGTCCCGGCGGGCCAGACCACCGCCTCCGTCGCCAAGGCCAGCGCCGCCGCCACCGCGGTCCCGGCCTCGGAGACCGCGGTCGCCGCCCAGTGGAAGTCCTGGGCCGCCCTGCAGCACCTGACCGGCCCGAACGCGATGCCGGACTTCGCCAACCCCCAGCTGATGAACCGGTACACGTACTACCAGAACAACGGCTGGACCAAGGCTTACCCGGGCGACAAGAAGATCCTCGCGCCGAACGATGTTCCGGGTGCCTTCCTGCCGGGTTCGGCTGACTAG